The following are from one region of the Myotis daubentonii chromosome 2, mMyoDau2.1, whole genome shotgun sequence genome:
- the DAZAP2 gene encoding DAZ-associated protein 2 translates to MNSKGQYPTQPTYPVQPPGNPVYPQTLHLPQAPPYTDAPPAYSELYRPSFVHPGAATVPTMSAAFPGASLYLPMAAQSVAVGPLGSTIPMAYYPVGPIYPPGSTVLVEGGYDAGARFGAGATAGNIPPPPPGCPPNAAQLAVMQGANVLVTQRKGNFFMGGSDGGYTIW, encoded by the exons GTCAATATCCAACGCAGCCAACCTACCCTGTGCAGCCTCCTGGGAACCCAGTGTACCCTCAGACCTTGCATCTCCCTCAGGCTCCACCCTATACCGATGCTCCGCCCGCCtactcagag CTCTATCGTCCGAGCTTTGTGCACCCAGGGGCTGCCACCGTCCCCACCATGTCAGCTGCATTTCCTGGCGCCTCACTGTATCTTCCCATGGCTGCCCAGTCTGTGGCTGTTGGGCCTTTAGGCTCCACAATCCCCATGGCTTACTATCCAGTTGGCCCCATCTATCCACCTGGTTCAACAGTGCTGGTGGAAGGCGGGTATGATGCAGGTGCCAGATTCGGAGCTGGGGCTACTGCTGGCAACATTCCT CCTCCACCCCCTGGATGCCCTCCCAATGCTGCTCAGCTTGCAGTCATGCAGGGAGCCAACGTCCTCGTAACTCAGCGGAAGGGGAACTTCTTCATGGGTGGTTCAGATGGTGGCTACACCATCTGGTGA
- the SMAGP gene encoding small cell adhesion glycoprotein isoform X2, producing MNPWFPHTGLITTIRQVTEALSPEAEASTALIAVVITVVFLTLLSVVILIFFYLYKNKGSYVTYEPAEGEPSTILQMESDAAKGREKEEYFI from the exons ATGAACCCTTGGTTTCCACATACAG GACTGATCACCACAATTCGGCAGGTCACTGAGGCCCTGTCTCCGGAAGCTGAAGCCAGCACAGCGCTCATTGCAG TCGTTATCACCGTGGTCTTCCTCACCCTGCTCTCAGTCGTGATCTTGATCTTCTTTTACCTGTACAAGAACAAAGGCAGCTACGTCACCTACGAACCTGCAGAAGGAGAGCCCAGCACCATCCTTCAGATGGAGAGTGACGCAGCcaagggcagggagaaggaggaatATTTCATCTAA